In Coregonus clupeaformis isolate EN_2021a chromosome 5, ASM2061545v1, whole genome shotgun sequence, the sequence cagtctcagccttgtGACTACACTTTCCTCCCTTTTCTCTCGGCCTGATGACCTCCCTGCCTCCACCTTTTCCTGAATCTTATACAGGTGTCTTCCCTTTCCCTCCCTGTTCCACAACTCTTGCCATTTGTTTTTAACCACAGTTTTTATCAACCCTTCGGTTTCTGCTTTACAATTCCATCTCAACATTAGGATGTTTAAGAGCCTGCTTGATGATaacatccacctcctcattcccctctactcccacATGAGCTGGTACCCAGGGGAACATCACAAATACGCCCATCTGTTTCACCCGATACAAGCACTGCAAAACCTCATACAATACATCCCGTCTGCTCCGAGACACACATTAATTTAAGCTCATCAGTGCTGCACATGAGTCAGAGCAGATTACTTCTCTGTCTGGCCTCACCTccccacccactctgcagccAAGAGTATTGTCATCAACTCCATTGTGTAAACGGATAAATGATCCGTTGCTTTTTTTGTCACTGCCACCTTAAACTCAGGAACACTAAAAGCTGCacctgtcctccctgttttagggtccttagatccatctgtgaatctactccttcctcaacagCTCTTACCCTCTCAAGCAACCCTAGATCGATCATTGGCTGAGGGAGCAACCAAGGTGGGATAGCAGGAAGAACCACAGAGGGGCTAAACTCCCTCCCAAACAGTCCCATCTCTCTCGCCATGCCATTGCCGATCCACCCAAAACTTGTATTCAGATGTTGTTCATGTTCCCAGCACTCTAGGAGCACCTTTTTTGTAAGATGGGTAACCGTATGTCCCTGTAGATTTACCCAATATGCCATGGCTAGCTGTTGTCTTCTTAACTTTCACAGCATCTCTCCCAAGTCTACCTGCATCGCTGCCACCggggaggtcctgagtgctccacAACATCTAGCTTTTTTAAAGATGTCTGAGCTGCTGATCCATATGCTACACTTCCATAATCCAGTGATGACCTTAACAGCACTATATATAGCATTTTCAACGCCATTCTATCTGCCCCTTACTCCATTCCTGACAGGCAACGTATCCCATTCAATATTTTATTTCCTTTGACAACTAGTCTGATAATATGCTCTGCCCATGTCATTCGAGTGTCAAACCAGACCCCTAGGaacactcccaccctctccagatTCCTTCCATACAAGTATATTTCCTCCCCAGCCTTCCTTCTAGAAAAAAACACAGTCTGTGTTTTCTCAAATGAAAACTTAAAGCCCCACCTGAGGGACCAATGCTCAACTTCACTGATTGCTTCTTGAACTCTCCTGGCTGTATGGGTaatatttctccctctcttccacagtgTCCCGTCAACCGCAAACAATGACCTCCCAATTTCAGGTCTCACCTGGCAGAATACATTGTCAATCATAATGGAGAACAACACATGACTAATGACACTTCCCTGGGGGATACCATTATCTACTTCATAACTTTCTGACAGAGCTCCCACCCTCACTTGTATTGATCGCCCAAAAATATAAACTTTTATCCAGTTAAAAACCCTTCCTCCAACCGCCATGATACCCAGCTTGATAAGTACgccctccttccacatcatatcatagGCCTTCTGTACATCAAATAAAACAGATACCACCACCTCCTTATTTGCCTGTGCCTTCCATGTGACTGACTCAAGGCACAGTACAGGATCCATCATTCCCCTGCCTTTCCTGAACCCACTTTGATCTGGTGACATTAGTCCTCTACTCTCCAGGAAGTAAGTCAGCCTTTCCGTTATCATCCTTTCCATAAGTTTACATACGTGAGATGTCCACGCTATCGACTTATAGCTTGAAGGACTAGTAGAGTCTTTCCCTGGTTTCTGTATCGGCACCACTACAGCCTGCTTCCAACTTCCAGGCAGTTTCCCTTCCTGCCACACCTTATTGTAAAGGCCCAATACTTTCCCCATTTCAGTGTCACTGCGATGAGCCATCATGATGTAACACATCTTATCCTTCCCAGGAGATGCTACCCCAGCTTTAGCTAACGCGCTCTTCAAAATCACTGCTTTACTTTCAGGAATGTATTTTATGTCCAGTCCTCTATCAGTCACATTGTAGGCTTGAGCGCCATACGTCTCCATTTGTTAGTGATTCCTTCAAAAGATATTGGAAATTATTGTTGCATTCATCATAAACAAACACAGATGAAAACCCTAAGTCATTTTACTATGCCACTTGCTCCCCAGGTGGGTTAATCCATATAGGGATCTGTACACTGCATAAAACAGTATTgtatttttaaaatccattttatttaTAGTCAACAAATATTTGAGCACGGTTTACAGATTAAAATGACAAAAACACAAGTTGCACTGTGGTTTTACAGCAGAAGACCATTACTGATAAACATGAATATGAGGAAATGATCAGAGCCAACAAGATAACACAAAAGACATAGGACACATTAAAATAAAGCGGCGACTATATTCTCTATTCTGTGTACTGTATATTCTGCAACGGTGCTTCAATTGAGGCCTTATGTTTGTGTTTTACAAAGTGCTGTAGAACTGGATCTTCCAATGACAATTTGACAGGAGTGGAGCAGAATTCAGGTCTTCAGGGCCTTTATTTACCAAGCGTTTCAGAGTAGGAACACTGTTCTAGAATCAGTTTTtctttttagatcataatgaattagattgatcctagatcagcactcctactctaagacACTTGATAAATACAGGCCCAGGACTTCAGGCTTGGATCTTCTGTTGCTCTATGCTCTCCTCTGCCTTCTCTCCTCGATTCTACTGACAGATACTGTAGGTAAAACAGGAAAGGATAGAaaaggagaggtgaggggaggagacgagtggggagagagagacagattcatGAATGACTGTCTTGTTTAATTCAACAGCACCTCTAACCTATGTCTTGTGGGCTTTAGTTCTGTTTCAGGTGAGTCGTTCTGAATAATTGGAGGCGTCCCTCATTATTCCTATTACTGTCACCAGGAGTGTCTGGGGGACAGATAAGTGTGTTAGGTAGAACCCCATTACAACAACTCTCACCTTCTCCCCTAGCTGTCACTACACCTCAGCTAGACTGAATTATTGGAGGTTAAGGGCGGGGTTGGATTGATAGCTAACAGGGTGGCCATTTTGGCTCGAGGTTTGTTTTGGTTTCTAAatgtacataaacacacagcAGCCTTTTAATTTATCTGACACCGAGCCAAAAACAGCCGTCCCTGGTGAGCTAGCACTAACCTTGAGGAGGTAAAAGagcctctttctctcctctgtctcgttctctctctctctcaccctctcgtaTATGGaacggagagaaggagagagaaacccAAACACAGAGACCAATCTGGAGCTGGTATGGAGTGGGTATGGGCCAGTggatgctgctgaggggaggacggctcacaataatgtctggaacggcgcaaatgaaatggcatcaaacacatggaaaccatgtgtttgttgtatttgataccattccactccagccattaccacggcCTGTCGTCCccgattaaggtgccaccaacctcctgtggtctggGCCCCTGAGGGACGTTGCTGACAGGTCTATACATTGGGGTGAGAACACACAGCTTCTGTTACTGCTCAAACCACATCTTGTCACAGTCTTCACATCCTTTAACCATTTGGCTAAATGGCATGACACTATGTATGTGTGGAGTTCATTAAGAGTGatcgattctctctctctctctctctctctctctctctctcatgaagAAGAGTAGAGAAATCCAATTTCCCAGCTAGAAAGGACTCGTTTTCTCTGACAAAACATGTACCTGGCACCGACCCCAACAAATAAAGTGTTCCACTTAAAAGATCCCTGAGTGGTTTTCTAAACCGATCTTGGACTTTTCATCAAATACAGTAGGTCTTACATAACATATACAGAAGGGCTAATCTCACAACTTAAAGCCTCTCAGCTCAAAGTGGTAACAAACTAAACATATCACAAAGCCAAATTTGAACCCATATTCACCTCTTCAGATGTTTTTTCTCAAAGCCCAAACCCACCTCACAACTACCCAAACCCACCTCACAACCTCAACTCTCTCCTAGAACCAAACCCACCTCACAGCCCCAGACAGGCACTGAGCTCAGACAGGGTGAGACCGCGGTCCCCGTCGCGGTCGCAGTACTGGGCAAACTTCTTAGCACAGCGTCGTGGCTTTACCCTCCTGCGCAGGTAGAGGCGGAGGGGCCGGGCCTCACGTTCAGTCAGCACTCCACTGTCATCCGTATCCAGCTGTCTGAAGTGCCAACGCAGCCCCCCATCCACCCCTGACAtgtcccactcctccacccccagGGAGGGGACCGAGGTGGATGGGGGAGGGGACATGGTGCCTGACAGGGGGGCGTCCGACACCCTGGTAAAGAAATTACACATTTCAGACCAGTAGCATCGCTCTTCTGCGTACAATAGTAATGTATTGGCTTGTATAGTCTTGAATTGAAATCAAATGTTTATTTTAAGATGAGCCACATGCAGAGAAAATCTAGCAGTGACTTCTTAAGAGGGCCTCCTGCTGACATACTGAAGATGACATTCCAATGTGTTTTTTACAGAACCACAGTGTCTGACTAGTCATTGAATCTACATTTATGAGATTCCTGCAGTCAGGATGAAATAATTCATTTCTCATAAGCACTCCATTCCTGAACCTTGCTTATCAGTCATATTGAACATAACCATATTCCAATTTCTGTGTCGAGCCGAAAAGAGCAAACAAATTATTTATAAACAGAAAGGCTATCGGTATGAAAATGATTTATTCAAGAGAACAAATGTATATCTAAAGATATGTTTGAAATATTTAATCACATACTGGAGTACTATCAGATCCATTACGGCACAACAGTCAATCAGTGGCCTGGTAAATTGGTAATGTATTCAGAAATCCACTATACTATCTGTCAGGGAATAGAGGAGGGTTTTGGAGAGAGCAGGGTGAGAGATACAGGGAGTTACAGATGGATGGACGGATATGTAAAACAGAAGAGGTTGAGTGAAGGAGAGAGTTGTGTGTATAAATTAACAGAGTGAAAAACTTTCAGATggtgagagagaaaggaaaagatGTACGGAGCATTTAAGTGGccacgagaaggaggagagatataagcgtgagaaagagagcgatgaactggagagagagagagatgggatgagTAGGTCCATGGGGTTTAATAGAGTGGTATGCAGACTGACCtgtagtgagaaagagagggatggagtcaAGATATAAACAGACGGCAGGGCGAGTAAGTCCAGTGGgtttaattatactgaacaaaaatacaaacgcaacatgcaacaattttactgtgttacagttcatataaggaaatcagtcaatttaaataagtaAATTAGGcgctaatctatgaatttcacatgactgggcaggggcgcagccagtGGTcgtcctatgccctcccaggcccacccatggctgtgcccctgcccagtaatgtgaaatccatagatttcacatgaatgagtttctccccacaaaagggctttattacagacagaaatactcctcagtttcatcagctgtctgggtgtctggtctcaaacgatcccgcaggtgaagaagccgaatgtggaggtcctgggctggcgtggttacacgtggtctgcggttgtgaggccggttggaagtactgccaaattctctaaaacaacgttggcttatggtagagaaatgaacattaaattctctggtaacagctctggtggacattcctgcagtcagcatgtcaattgcacgcgccctcaaaacttgaaacatctgtggcattgtgttgtgtgacaaaactgcacattttagagtggccttttattgtccccagcacaaggtgcacctgtataatgatcatgctgtttaatcagcttcttgatatgccacacctgtctggtggatggattgtcttggcaaaggagaaatgttcactaacagggatgtaaacaaatttgtgcacaacatttgagagaaataatattttGGTGCATatctttctgggatcttttatttcagctcatgaaaaatgggaccaacactttacatgttgcgtttatatttttgttcagtataaatagagTGGTATGCAGACTGACCTGTGAGGGCTGAGTATTCCAGACTGTTCAGCCTTCAGCTGCAGGGCTCTCACCAGACTCTGCAGGAACTCTTTCTTCCGGGCCCCAGGGCACcctgggagcagagagagggtgtTAAGGCAAGGCAAGGGGGTCAGTTTAAGTTGTAACTCTTGACAAAATGAGGAACGCCTACCCGCTATGATGTAAACTAGACAAGAGACCACATTGCATTCACCACAGCTCATtgacacagtacctacagtactcAATATAGACAGTACCAATCAAATGTACAGTGTTAGtgttagcctggtcctagatcagtttGTGATGTCTGCCAATGACTCTAGGAGTGACAATGACTATAGGAGTTGGCAGAAAGAGccaactgatctgggaccaggatagtaaAAACGAGAAAGGTCATTGTTGATCTATCCAGGTATAGTGAAGTACAGTATGAGGATCTGACCTGGTAGGGATCTGTCTCTGTAGTTCCTGTCAGGCTTGCTGCTGTGGGGCTCCTCCAGACTGCAGTCTGGCAGCCGGTTCCTGAAAGGGGCAACAACAGCCATGGGAATGATCTACATCTGCAGCAGTAACTCATAGACTCCTCTCCAACCATTTAGTCACTATCATCATACATCCCAGTGCATTTACCCAATGGTTTGCTCCCTTTTGCCATTTGTTATAATCTTTGTTATCATCCACCATTGACAGGAGGAGATGCAGTAGAGGCTACACTATACCCTATGAGCACAAGACGTTGAAAAGTTGAGACTTTCAACCAATTTTGCTCACAGGGGTGTCAGTGGCATTGTTAGTCAGAGAAGTATATGAAGCTAAGAGAAAATACAGTGGAAATGGATGGAAATGTCCATTAAATAATGCTATGCAACCAGGATACTGAAGAAGGTAATCAATAAAACCATAGCATTGCACTATCAAGACTTCAGCACGTGCAGGGGGCTGGTCTAGTTGTAGTGCTGCCACCAGACCACATATGCCCCTGGAGGCAGTGGTTCAATCCCCCGTTCTGCCACTCACCACTCACTGTTCCCTTTCCTCTATCTCCCCATCTATAGTACATACTGTACCTACTAAAACttgaaaatatttgttttaagtAGTAGAAGGTTTTATTGGTTTCTCACGGTCATAGACTGAATTGCACACCAATTTATAATATAATTATATATAATTAATTATAATTAGATAATAGATCATTATCAAATAGTAAAATTCTAAACCAGCACAACACTTTAAATATAATACAATGTTAAAATATGCTATatttgctggcccatgttgactccaatgcaccccacagttgtgtcaagttggctggatgtcctttgggtggtgtacCAATCTTGATACATATGGgaattgttgagcgtgaaaaaaacccagcagcattgcagttcttgatacaaaccggcgcgcctggcacctaccaccataccccattcaaaagcacttaaatattttgtgttgcccattcaccctctgaatggcacacatacacaatccatgtctcaattgtctcaaggcttaaaaatccttctttaacctgtctcctccccttcatctacactgattgacgtggatttaacaagtgacatctgATAGCGTTCTGAGAGTTCTGATAGCGGCTTGTGTGTGTCATGGGAGTGCAGTATGCATTTAGGTAAAGCTTTATTGTACTGCCTAGTTAAGCTGGTACAAGTCATTCCTATGTAACTACCTGATAATTATCAGGCTGTAAAATAAAGCGTTATCCACATTTCTCTATCCACTAGGTGCCTTGTTTGAGGCCATACCTGGCAGAGGTGCCTGGTAGAGGCCGTCCCGTGTCTTCCCTGACACACCAGCAGTACCCTGTGGTGACGTGGCACTGGATGGGGCTGTAGCGCCCGTCTGCACTGCATTTTGGGATGAAGCGCTCCTCCTGCCACAGAAGATGCACCTCGGCCATCaacgctgctctctccctctcacacgtCTGATGACTTTCTGTGGAAGGACGAATGTACGCACACGCACATGAACACATATGTGCACACACACTAATCATTACAAACACTTAAACATTATCTCACAGAAGGGATAGCTATGGAAGCTCATTAAAAAAAAACTCCTTACCTGTAGGGTGTTTTACAGAACGATTCCCTTTGGAGTCAGAGTTCAACAGGATGGTCACCCAGAGCGGAGGAGCGGTGATTCCTGTACAGGAAATAGAGTGATATTAGTGTAAACAAACAATATGGTAGTATCATTCTGAAAATGTCCATCATTACGGGACGGTTTCCCGgagacagattaagcctagtgcTAGACttaaaagcatgttcaatggagattctccatgtCCACTCCTCTCACCTGCTGCAGACTGGGGCCTGCTAGGGTCAGCGGTGGGCCGGGAGGGACCACCCTCACCTGTGTCCACAGAGACAAGAACATTTCAAGGACCAAACTGACTGTGATTAAAGCCCGTACCAGAGTAGGTATGTGTGTGCCAGTGTTTGAGTGAGTATTTATATTAGTGTCAGTGGAGCACTATTGattgatatacagtacagtacctatGCATGTAAGTCAGGTGAATTCTCACCTCTTTGGGCTAACTCCAGATCAGCCATCTGTGTCATTTCAGACAAATGACTCatggcacaacacaacacaccagaaAGAGGGCTGTGTGAACTGTTTTatgggtggattgatagatgctAATTCACAGCTATTTCCCATTGCCTGTTTGATCTAAACTCTGTCTCACCTGTGCAGTTGGGTCTGAGGTGCAGGACAGAGGTCCCACTGACAGGCTTCCCATCTGGAGTAGAGCACCAGCAGTACCCAGTTTGGTTGTGGCACTGCACCTGAGAAAGTGGGACATTTGTCAGAACCTATGTTTTGCCAATTTAATCAAAGCCAAGTAGTGAAATGTATGCTCACTAA encodes:
- the LOC121567115 gene encoding SPARC-related modular calcium-binding protein 1-like isoform X1, which translates into the protein MLVLTFTCRVLLIILFSESIQTESSPPFLITENMWPRGCALDCHRGRHRTVCGSNGRLYKSLCTFQRAQCINTQLRTAPRAHCADSTQSKCQLARSQALESSVRSHTVPECSADGSFLQVQCHNQTGYCWCSTPDGKPVSGTSVLHLRPNCTGEGGPSRPTADPSRPQSAAGITAPPLWVTILLNSDSKGNRSVKHPTESHQTCERERAALMAEVHLLWQEERFIPKCSADGRYSPIQCHVTTGYCWCVREDTGRPLPGTSARNRLPDCSLEEPHSSKPDRNYRDRSLPGCPGARKKEFLQSLVRALQLKAEQSGILSPHRVSDAPLSGTMSPPPSTSVPSLGVEEWDMSGVDGGLRWHFRQLDTDDSGVLTEREARPLRLYLRRRVKPRRCAKKFAQYCDRDGDRGLTLSELSACLGL
- the LOC121567115 gene encoding SPARC-related modular calcium-binding protein 1-like isoform X2, encoding MLVLTFTCRVLLIILFSESIQTESSPPFLITENMWPRGCALDCHRGRHRTVCGSNGRLYKSLCTFQRAQCINTQLRTAPRAHCADSTQSKCQLARSQALESSVRSHTVPECSADGSFLQVQCHNQTGYCWCSTPDGKPVSGTSVLHLRPNCTGEGGPSRPTADPSRPQSAAGITAPPLWVTILLNSDSKGNRSVKHPTESHQTCERERAALMAEVHLLWQEERFIPKCSADGRYSPIQCHVTTGYCWCVREDTGRPLPGTSARNRLPDCSLEEPHSSKPDRNYRDRSLPGCPGARKKEFLQSLVRALQLKAEQSGILSPHRSVCIPLY